The window ttaaacataatatataaattatgttactCATATGTGGGAATTATAGACAACATTATCTTAGTTTTtcttataagttatatattttaacagaATTAACAGTAAACTAAGGTTTCAAATGATTCATTACTGTAAGAAGGTTTTAGATGACTCCTCACATGATTAACTCGCCTTCAGATCATCAATACCTTCGTCTCTAGCTCACGGTAAGGTCAAAGAACAGTAAATGTGAAACAATGGGAATATCGAAAATTAGATGCGACCTAAAatcactcatatatatatatatatatatatataatatttcggAGTTCTTATGAACTTTAacaattgtaattttaattgcAATGAGTATTAAATGATAAAGTGATTAAAAATTGGAAAactatgattaatttaatttgttaaaatttataaaaattaattaaatgtattaaaataaagaacaagACAATATATTAAAGAAATCTATGCTAGTATTTACTAGCAACATAGTTGTACTTTTAGATAAGATTatagtttttcaatttttataatcacttatcatttattattggttgtaattaaaattacaattgtTAAAGTTGGTAAgaattatgaaatattatatatttatatggtCTAGCACACTATGTTTGAAGTGTTTGAATTACTTTTTATCAATAATCAGTTAGTTGTTTCtcaatatttagtatttatgTTACAATGAAtgttacatatttttaaatttactattGATTATATTTCACTTATGAAAGTTACGAATTGagaattaacaataataattataagtttaccaaagaaacaactcattttttttttatttctatcatGCAAATGGAACTCATCGATAGAAACGAATCCATTTAGATAGTCCTTTGTGGATCCGGTGGCGACTACTTATCAATGAAGAATtcaaagaatattttattcataccaAATTAATTTGTACAAAACCATGTTTCAAAATGGaacaaataaattcaatttcaaattgagTCTTTTTGTTTATGTGTACCGACATTTCTCTCGCTCTTCTTAAACTACCTTTCTATCGCTTTCTTGAAAATGAGCATTACCAAATCTTTGGATTTTCCGAGGTTTCAAACATTCATTCCTGACTGGAAGGtcgaatttataattttaaactatcTCTCTTTAAAATATCTAATAGCTAGAGCTCACTTTATCTAATACCTGACTGGAATCTTTCTTAAATATGTTGTAAGGAATTATATTCGGCTATTCtacttttatttgaaaatgtaatCAGTAATATTGTTCAGGCTTAGATTAAAAATGGTCTAGAAGTGTGGGGGTCTCTTTAATATTTTACAGTTGATTGAATAACTAAAAAACAAATCTCTTTTTGATTAAtgtaacaatatttttatttcaaagtTAGTTTTTACATTTTCTCTCTCGATTTTGTCTATTTTGTAACAAAATCTTTAGAAcattttatgttataatatcaatcctattttatttttgtaaaagaaaaaattcaaataaccatttaaaatttgaaagataGTCATTACAAACTTTCATcactcaaatttaaaaataaaaattcatatttctATATAAGCTTTTGATTTTCAAGGTTTGAATGAAGGGGGAATTCTAACTTTAGTAGCCTGTTCAAATCCATAAGCAATCTCAATCAATCTAGGTTCAAATCCTTTCAATCCTCCAAATAGTATTCCAATTGGAACCCCTTCATTATCAAATCCAGCCGGTACACTAATTCCCGGGTATCCTCCAATCGCAAGAATCGTCGCAGCATTAAAACCAGGCGTCACAACCGCATCTAATTTGTTATCGTTCATCGTCTTTTCAAATCCTTCTTTGTTCAATAACGCCAAACTAGCTAATGCATTATCTTCTATTTCTCCAATCCCATTTGTCGCTTGTGCTGCAAGGAATATCACTTGCCCAAATTCTTTAATCATCTCCTGTGACACaattataagttaaataaataaaatcaaaagatgGACCACGTAATGGCGGTGAATGGGCTCACCAGATCCGCGTTATTTTGGTTGAAGTTTATCGCGTCGGACAAGGAACGAACCGGGGAAGATACTAGTGCTTTCAAGTAGGCATTTATCGAGAGTTTGAATTCGGCTAATAAGGCAACTTCTTCACCACTAGAAGAGAAATTCAAAATCTGACCAATGTTTGTTATTTCTAGATTGTCTATCAAGATTGCGCCATGTCTCCTataggaataattaaataatttcaatgtgACTtccaatataattaaattgaacTTGTATTAAAAAATGACATATGTTTCTtcaacataatattattaatgtttcaaTGTCATGTTTCTtcaacataatattattaatgtttcaattatatttgatatatttatgcattattaaataacttatttgtaTTCTTTACACATACATCTTATAacattatattgaatataagaTTAGAATGTTGAGAAATTAAATTGAGCCTAGTGACATCTATCTAATGATTAGTTCATATTGAATagattagttaaatataataaaatttgaatttatcaaAAGTTAATGATTCAAACttatgaaaaatcaactcgacTTAGTAAGCCCGACAAGCCCTCGGGTAAGGGCAGTCCACTCTCCAAGGTagcccatttattaaaattagtgagatatttaaataaacatatggtaattttaaacataaataattatagcTCTATAGTTTAAGTTAGAAATTTACAACTTTTATTTGGTTATGAGTTcaaatcctaaaaaaaatatataaaaaaaataaaataaaataaaaaattatcagttTTTAAACTAGACCGAGggcaataaaaaatatatacttttgtTTTCTAACGGGATTAAGGCAGCCCAAAACTCAGGGCCGACTCTGTTAGTCATAACCACTGTATTTAACCGATATTGACAAAAACCACTTTTAACCCTAAAACCGAACCGTTTATGCCactaataagaaagaaaaactcACTTTAGTGTCTTCAAGTGTTTGTCAAAGACAAGATTGAGGTTTGATCCATTTGAGAATCTGAAAAAAGGGTTCCTCAAAATGCCTAATCTCTTCCCTTTTAATCCATCAACTTTGAGAAACTGCAAATACCCACCACTTGGAATGTACTTGGAAGCTTCCATTGTTGCTTGAGAGTCGTCGGGGTCGAAACCAACTATGGTATTAAGGACGGAGACAGCATCGGCCACTGTCCTACATATAGGCCTGTTCAATCTCATTCCTCaaagttagtattttttttagattataagGTTAATGTGatgatgtttttgtttgtttaatgttaattaattacccAATGGTGTCTTGTCTTGGTGATATTGGAATTACACCTGCCCGACTGGTGAGACCAACTGTTGGTTTAATCCCCACTACTCCGTTGAAGCTAGAGGGGCATATGATGGAACCATCGGTCTCTGTCCCGACTGAAACCGCCACCATATTTGCCGCCACCGATATGGCTGAGCCGCTGCTTGACCCACATGTGTCGGCCGATAATACATAAGGATTCTAAGTCGATACAAGGTTAGAATCTCGAgttaattcttataatttaaaattttagaagaaAGATTAGCGAGTCTAATTAAACTATTAAAGTAAACTAGTCCAACTCTTCGTAAATTTGAATGATTctatgagtttataaataattttgattttatatttatacgatttaaatgagaaataaaatgaatttatatttataaatttatacaagATAAACAAAACTTACCTTACCTTGGCCACCTCTACCACTCCA is drawn from Impatiens glandulifera chromosome 3, dImpGla2.1, whole genome shotgun sequence and contains these coding sequences:
- the LOC124932387 gene encoding probable amidase At4g34880 — encoded protein: MSRSSYPHYYAKLVTSLLIIVLLSSPALNSFSIKEATVYELQLAFRKNELTSTQLVEFYLKEIEKLNPLLKGIIEVNPDALSQANEVDIERISMKKKKKVTIASLYSLHGIPILLKDNIATKDKLNTTAGSFALLNSVVAKDAGVVKKLRNGGAIILGKASLSEWANFRSLNAPNGWSGRGGQGKNPYVLSADTCGSSSGSAISVAANMVAVSVGTETDGSIICPSSFNGVVGIKPTVGLTSRAGVIPISPRQDTIGPICRTVADAVSVLNTIVGFDPDDSQATMEASKYIPSGGYLQFLKVDGLKGKRLGILRNPFFRFSNGSNLNLVFDKHLKTLKRHGAILIDNLEITNIGQILNFSSSGEEVALLAEFKLSINAYLKALVSSPVRSLSDAINFNQNNADLEMIKEFGQVIFLAAQATNGIGEIEDNALASLALLNKEGFEKTMNDNKLDAVVTPGFNAATILAIGGYPGISVPAGFDNEGVPIGILFGGLKGFEPRLIEIAYGFEQATKVRIPPSFKP